One Cryptomeria japonica chromosome 9, Sugi_1.0, whole genome shotgun sequence genomic window carries:
- the LOC131064633 gene encoding uncharacterized protein LOC131064633 isoform X3, which yields MDLILPKVMGRVSNQTEGTAIRRHSEEHDVGSSARNMNGSNSQKGQSNHGKSRSLSDAFLTSSLCYGGRDLYNDPSTAKPEGLHGFKEDNMDDETNTPKASRGNWWQGSLYY from the exons ATGGATCTTATCTTGCCCAAG GTTATGGGTAGAGTATCAAATCAAACTGAGGGGACTGCAATACGTAGACACAGTGAGGAGCATGACGTTGGAAGTTCTGCCCGTAATATGAATG GTAGCAATTCACAAAAGGGTCAAAGCAATCATGGCAAGAGTCGGAGTCTAAGCGATGCTTTTCTTACTTCTTCTTTATGTTATGGAGGGCGTGATCTGTACAATGATCCTTCAACTGCAAAACCAGAAGGGTTGCATGGG tTTAAAGAAGATAATATGGACGATGAAACAAACACACCCAAAGCTTCAAGAGGCAATTGGTGGCAAG GTTCACTGTATTATTAA
- the LOC131064633 gene encoding uncharacterized protein LOC131064633 isoform X4 gives MFWVMGRVSNQTEGTAIRRHSEEHDVGSSARNMNGSNSQKGQSNHGKSRSLSDAFLTSSLCYGGRDLYNDPSTAKPEGLHGFKEDNMDDETNTPKASRGNWWQGSLYY, from the exons ATGTTTTGG GTTATGGGTAGAGTATCAAATCAAACTGAGGGGACTGCAATACGTAGACACAGTGAGGAGCATGACGTTGGAAGTTCTGCCCGTAATATGAATG GTAGCAATTCACAAAAGGGTCAAAGCAATCATGGCAAGAGTCGGAGTCTAAGCGATGCTTTTCTTACTTCTTCTTTATGTTATGGAGGGCGTGATCTGTACAATGATCCTTCAACTGCAAAACCAGAAGGGTTGCATGGG tTTAAAGAAGATAATATGGACGATGAAACAAACACACCCAAAGCTTCAAGAGGCAATTGGTGGCAAG GTTCACTGTATTATTAA
- the LOC131064633 gene encoding uncharacterized protein LOC131064633 isoform X2: MEGSGSGSKSSYSSKSPPMGAPPASSISELFDGCASKSSGGHFGFGTESSKVMGRVSNQTEGTAIRRHSEEHDVGSSARNMNGSNSQKGQSNHGKSRSLSDAFLTSSLCYGGRDLYNDPSTAKPEGLHGFKEDNMDDETNTPKASRGNWWQGSLYY, from the exons ATGGAAGGTTCAGGCTCAGGCTCAAAAAGCTCATACTCAAGCAAGAGTCCTCCTATGGGGGCTCCTCCTGCTTCTTCCATATCTGAGCTCTTTGATGGGTGTGCAtccaaatctagtggtgggcatttTGGGTTTGGTACAGAGTCCTCCAAG GTTATGGGTAGAGTATCAAATCAAACTGAGGGGACTGCAATACGTAGACACAGTGAGGAGCATGACGTTGGAAGTTCTGCCCGTAATATGAATG GTAGCAATTCACAAAAGGGTCAAAGCAATCATGGCAAGAGTCGGAGTCTAAGCGATGCTTTTCTTACTTCTTCTTTATGTTATGGAGGGCGTGATCTGTACAATGATCCTTCAACTGCAAAACCAGAAGGGTTGCATGGG tTTAAAGAAGATAATATGGACGATGAAACAAACACACCCAAAGCTTCAAGAGGCAATTGGTGGCAAG GTTCACTGTATTATTAA
- the LOC131064633 gene encoding uncharacterized protein LOC131064633 isoform X1 gives MEGSGSGSKSSYSSKSPPMGAPPASSISELFDGCASKSSGGHFGFGTESSKVGFTQQRAGVMGRVSNQTEGTAIRRHSEEHDVGSSARNMNGSNSQKGQSNHGKSRSLSDAFLTSSLCYGGRDLYNDPSTAKPEGLHGFKEDNMDDETNTPKASRGNWWQGSLYY, from the exons ATGGAAGGTTCAGGCTCAGGCTCAAAAAGCTCATACTCAAGCAAGAGTCCTCCTATGGGGGCTCCTCCTGCTTCTTCCATATCTGAGCTCTTTGATGGGTGTGCAtccaaatctagtggtgggcatttTGGGTTTGGTACAGAGTCCTCCAAGGTTGGTTTTACTCAACAAAGGGCAGGG GTTATGGGTAGAGTATCAAATCAAACTGAGGGGACTGCAATACGTAGACACAGTGAGGAGCATGACGTTGGAAGTTCTGCCCGTAATATGAATG GTAGCAATTCACAAAAGGGTCAAAGCAATCATGGCAAGAGTCGGAGTCTAAGCGATGCTTTTCTTACTTCTTCTTTATGTTATGGAGGGCGTGATCTGTACAATGATCCTTCAACTGCAAAACCAGAAGGGTTGCATGGG tTTAAAGAAGATAATATGGACGATGAAACAAACACACCCAAAGCTTCAAGAGGCAATTGGTGGCAAG GTTCACTGTATTATTAA